A stretch of the Haloarcula ordinaria genome encodes the following:
- a CDS encoding type IV pilin N-terminal domain-containing protein — MATVATLLDGDERGVSPVISVILMVAITVILSAVIASFVLGLGQGADEIAPQISFDCESGVPVVQGGETNFDGVVIDANGNQYGTLSPGTPLAPGRVTWQSADGSQSATLFEGCVSS; from the coding sequence ATGGCTACAGTTGCGACGCTCCTCGATGGAGACGAGCGGGGAGTCAGTCCAGTAATCTCCGTGATACTGATGGTCGCCATCACGGTGATTCTGTCGGCAGTGATCGCGTCCTTCGTGCTCGGCCTGGGTCAGGGCGCCGACGAGATTGCGCCACAGATCAGTTTCGACTGTGAGAGTGGCGTTCCCGTCGTGCAGGGAGGCGAGACGAACTTCGACGGCGTCGTAATCGATGCGAACGGGAACCAGTACGGCACGCTGAGCCCCGGCACTCCGCTCGCGCCCGGGCGAGTAACGTGGCAGAGTGCCGATGGCAGTCAGTCCGCCACGCTGTTCGAGGGGTGTGTAAGTTCATAA
- a CDS encoding pirin family protein has protein sequence MDESPSARPQSRIHTAPRTDISQDQGRFRTHFNFPGRAVPGHDDHGYGPLATVVESFMDPGTLIRMHQHRNEEIISWVPEDVMRHDDRQGNDLVTDSGHLLVMNAGSGFWHAEETLADDPPLRMLQIFVRPHSLDLEPGIQHEPIPDPVPNEWRHLFGAEGTDAPLSVRNEVDCYDCRLEAGATTTLPARQGRDTYCYVFEGEVEIGGESVGYTESALVTEATDVPVTGAEDSTLVAFVIDPDAPVTRQGTIGR, from the coding sequence ATGGACGAGTCTCCTTCGGCACGGCCCCAGTCACGAATACACACCGCGCCGCGAACGGATATCTCGCAGGACCAGGGTCGGTTCCGGACCCACTTCAACTTCCCCGGCCGGGCCGTCCCCGGGCACGACGACCACGGATACGGCCCACTCGCGACCGTCGTCGAGTCGTTCATGGACCCGGGGACGCTCATCCGGATGCATCAGCACCGGAACGAAGAGATAATCTCGTGGGTCCCCGAGGACGTGATGCGCCACGACGACCGCCAAGGGAACGACCTGGTCACCGACAGCGGCCACCTGCTGGTGATGAACGCCGGCAGCGGGTTCTGGCACGCCGAGGAGACGCTGGCCGACGACCCGCCCCTGCGGATGCTCCAGATATTCGTCCGCCCGCACAGCCTCGATCTCGAGCCCGGCATCCAGCACGAGCCGATTCCCGACCCGGTTCCAAACGAGTGGCGTCACCTGTTCGGGGCGGAGGGCACCGACGCCCCGCTGTCGGTCCGTAACGAGGTCGACTGCTACGACTGCCGGCTCGAGGCCGGCGCCACGACCACGCTCCCCGCCAGGCAGGGCCGAGATACCTACTGTTACGTGTTCGAGGGCGAGGTAGAAATCGGCGGTGAGTCGGTCGGGTACACCGAGAGCGCACTCGTGACTGAGGCGACCGACGTCCCGGTGACCGGCGCCGAGGATTCGACACTCGTCGCCTTCGTCATCGACCCCGACGCGCCGGTCACGCGCCAGGGGACTATCGGTCGCTAA
- a CDS encoding DUF2795 domain-containing protein → MTREVKLNELDALVASETFPLPKATVRTAFADVRLQYADGDEPLVDVLDRIPDEQFDSVEDVRTSILNAVPVGGVGEPGQSEGEG, encoded by the coding sequence ATGACTCGTGAGGTCAAACTGAACGAACTCGACGCGTTGGTCGCGTCGGAGACGTTCCCGCTCCCGAAGGCGACCGTTCGGACGGCGTTCGCGGACGTCCGACTCCAGTACGCAGACGGTGACGAACCGCTCGTCGACGTGTTGGACCGCATCCCGGACGAACAGTTCGACTCCGTGGAAGACGTGCGGACGTCGATTCTCAACGCCGTCCCCGTCGGGGGCGTCGGCGAACCGGGCCAATCGGAGGGCGAAGGCTAG